From the Mangifera indica cultivar Alphonso chromosome 10, CATAS_Mindica_2.1, whole genome shotgun sequence genome, one window contains:
- the LOC123228370 gene encoding uncharacterized protein C6C3.02c-like, whose product MPRRSSGGRSAPRAAPRRSPPPAPVQHAPPPAPAQSGGGGGSLLGGIGSTIAQGMAFGTGSAVAHRAVDAVLGPRTIQHETVVSEAAATPAPTTNSLAGADSCSMHSKAFQDCINNFGNDISKCQFYMDMLAECRKNSGSVMSA is encoded by the exons ATGCCTCGACGAAGCTCTGGAG GAAGATCTGCACCTCGTGCTGCTCCACGACGTAGTCCACCCCCTGCACCAG TTCAACATGCTCCTCCTCCAGCACCAGCACaaagtggtggtggtggaggatCGTTACTTGGAGGCATTGGCTCAACCATAGCTCAGG GCATGGCTTTTGGTACTGGAAGTGCAGTGGCACACAGGGCTGTGGATGCTGTCTTGGGTCCGCGAACCATCCAACATGAAACTGTGGTCTCTGAGGCTGCTGCCACCCCAGCTCCAACCACAAACAGTCTTGCTGGTGCTGATTCCTGCAGTATGCACTCCAAGGCATTCCAAGAT TGCATCAACAACTTTGGAAATGACATCAGCAAGTGTCAGTTCTACATGGATATGCTTGCTGAATGCAGGAAGAACTCAGGCTCTGTGATGAGTGCATAG
- the LOC123227673 gene encoding LOW QUALITY PROTEIN: dynamin-related protein 3A (The sequence of the model RefSeq protein was modified relative to this genomic sequence to represent the inferred CDS: inserted 1 base in 1 codon), whose amino-acid sequence MAEEPAPFPQQSTAATVPLGGSVIPIVNKLQDIFAQLGSQSTIELPQVAVVGSQSSGKSSVLEALVGRDFLPRGNDICTRRPLVLQLIQIKNDEEYGEFLHLPGKRFYDFSEIRREIEAQTNKEAGGNKGVSDKQIRLKIFSPHVLDITLVDLPGITKVPVGEQPADIEARIRTMIMSYIKQPSCLILAVTPANSDLANSDALQIAGMADPDGYRTIGVITKLDIMDRGTDARNLLLGKVIPLRLGYVGVVNRSQEDIIHNRSIKDALVAEEKFFRSRPVYNGLADRCGVPQLAKKLNQILVQHIKAILPGLKSRISTALVSVAKEHASYGEITESKAGQGALLLNILSKYSEAFSSMVEGKNEEMSTSELSGGARIHYIFQSIFVKSLEEVDPCEDLTDDDIRTAIHNATGPKSALFVPEVPFEVLVRRQIVRLLDPSLQCARFIYDELIKISHRCLVNELQRFPVLRKRMDEVIGNFLREGLEPSETMIGHIIEMEMDYINTSHPNFVGGSKAVEIALQQVKSTKIPLPLGRPKDGVESDKAPTSERSLKSRAILARQANGIVADQGVRPTADVEKAASSGNTSGTSWGISSIFGGSDSRTPATKESSTNKQYSEPIQSMDQAFSMIHLREPPTVLRPSESHSEQESIEIVVTKLLLRSYYDIVRKNIEDSVPKAIMHFLVNHTKRELHNVFIKKLYRENLFEEMLQEPDEVATKRKRTRETLRVLQQAFRTLDELPLEAESVERGYNMGADPTGLPKIHGLPTSSMYTTSSGSNDSYSAXSKNLKSRKSSHSGELHSHYATTDSNGNGRMFMPGSYPTVDL is encoded by the exons ATGGCTGAAGAACCTGCGCCGTTTCCACAGCAGTCAACGGCGGCCACTGTGCCGCTAGGAGGCTCCGTCATACCTATAGTAAATAAGCTACAGGACATCTTCGCTCAGCTCGGGAGTCAGTCCACGATCGAGCTCCCGCAAGTGGCGGTGGTCGGTAGTCAAAGCAGCGGCAAGTCCAGTGTACTAGAAGCTCTTGTCGGTCGCGATTTTCTGCCGCGTGGAAATGATATTTGTACGCGCCGTCCGCTTGTGCTTCAACTTATTCAGATTAAGAACGATGAAGAGTACGGTGAGTTTTTGCACTTGCCTGGGAAGAGGTTTTATGATTTTTCGGAGATCAGGAGAGAGATTGAG GCTCAAACAAATAAGGAAGCAGGAGGAAACAAAGGTGTATCAGACAAGCAAATTCGGTTGAAGATTTTTTCTCCTCATGTTCTTGATATCACACTTGTTGATCTGCCTGGTATAACAAAGGTTCCTGTGGGTGAGCAGCCTGCTGATATTGAAGCACGAATCAGAACAATGATTATGTCATACATCAAACAACCAAGCTGTCTTATTCTAGCTGTTACACCTGCAAATTCTGATCTAGCAAACTCAGATGCTCTTCAAATTGCTGGAATGGCTGATCCAGATG GTTACAGAACCATTGGCGTAATCACGAAG TTGGATATTATGGACAGAGGTACCGATGCCCGTAATTTGTTGCTTGGTAAAGTAATTCCACTTCGCCTTGGTTACGTAGGTGTTGTGAATCGTAGTCAGGAG GATATAATTCACAATCGAAGTATCAAGGATGCACTAGTGGCTGAGGAAAAGTTCTTTCGCAGTCGACCA GTATATAATGGTTTAGCAGATCGTTGTGGTGTTCCTCAGTTAGCAAAAAAATTGAACCAG ATTCTAGTACAACATATCAAGGCCATACTTCCGGGCCTAAAGTCACGCATAAGCACTGCCCTGGTTTCTGTTGCAAAGGAGCATGCAAGCTATGGAGAAATCACAGAGTCAAAG GCTGGTCAGGGAGCTCTACTCCTGAACATTCTTTCTAAATACTCTGAAG CATTTTCTTCAATGGTAGAGGGAAAGAATGAAGAAATGTCAACATCCGAGCTTTCTGGTGGAGCAAGAATAcattatatatttcaatcaatttttgtGAAGAGTTTAGAG GAAGTTGATCCATGTGAGGACTTGACGGATGATGATATTCGGACTGCCATTCATAATGCAACTGGTCCTAAGTCTGCACTATTTGTACCAGAA GTACCATTTGAAGTTCTTGTTCGAAGGCAAATTGTGCGTTTGTTAGATCCAAGTCTTCAGTGTGCCAGGTTTATATATGATGAGTTGATAAAG ATTAGCCACCGCTGCCTTGTGAATGAACTGCAACGCTTTCCTGTTCTCAGAAAGCGTATGGATGAAGTTATTGGGAACTTTCTGCGTGAAGGCCTTGAACCCTCCGAAACAATGATTGGACACATTATTGAAATGGAG ATGGACTATATAAATACTTCCCATCCAAATTTTGTTGGTGGAAGTAAGGCTGTTGAGATTGCTCTGCAACAGGTTAAGTCTACTAAGATTCCTCTACCACTAGGGAGGCCAAAG GATGGTGTGGAGTCTGATAAGGCACCAACATCCGAAAGAAGCTTAAAGTCTCGAGCTATTCTTGCAAGACAAGCTAATGGAATTGTGGCTGATCAG GGAGTTCGGCCGACGGCGGATGTTGAAAAGGCTGCATCCTCTG GAAATACAAGTGGTACAAGCTGGGGGATTTCATCAATTTTTGGTGGAAGTGATAGTCGCACACCTGCTACTAAAGAGAGCTCAACAAACAAGCAATACAGTGAACCCATTCAGAGCATGGACCAAGCTTTCTCTATGATCCATCTGAGAGAG cCCCCAACTGTGTTGAGGCCTTCAGAAAGCCATTCAGAGCAGGAGTCTATTGAAATTGTTGTAACAAAATTGCTATTGAGATCATACTACGACATTGTTAGGAAGAATATTGAGGATTCTGTACCTAAAGCAATTATGCATTTCCTG GTGAACCATACAAAACGTGAGCTGCATAATGTCTTTATTAAAAAGCTTTACAG AGAGAACCTGTTTGAAGAGATGTTGCAGGAGCCTGATGAGGTAGCAACGAAGAGAAAGCGCACTCGAGAAACACTCCGGGTTCTTCAACAAGCTTTCCGG ACTTTGGATGAATTGCCATTGGAAGCTGAATCAGTTGAGAGGGGATACAATATGGGTGCCGATCCAACGGGATTGCCAAAGATCCATGGACTACCGACATCATCAATGTATACTACTAGCAGTGGTTCCAATGATTCCTACTCAG TCTCCAAAAACCTCAAGTCCAGGAAGTCATCTCACTCAGGTGAGCTACACTCACATTATGCTACTACTGATTCCAACGGAAATGGTCGTATGTTCATGCCAGGTTCCTATCCTACAGTTGATTTGTAA
- the LOC123227424 gene encoding transcription factor bHLH91-like translates to MYEKSGCFDPNNSVVEAAADGFPQAVDQNLNLSAQQLPYDHHQQEAAAVSTMDIDMDMDMDLELQNHLAFSNLFMQQLVDHPDQLLSFDQLQDDPQQKQDLLSSFHLLPNPSIDSTGLSFIADLPASDSASVLYHLNLPPQPPLLGELFQSAPRGYGLPSSRDSSGGTVYEDEGGMLEFSGEASKKTKLTERERRVNLNDRFKALANLVPNPTKSDRASIVGDAIDYIKGLLREVDELKQLVDKKRSGGRESRMKRHKTDPDDAPVQFHNNGALRCSWIQKKSKNTEVDVRIIDDQVTITLLQRKKRDCLLNVSKVIDELHLDLHHVAGGHIGNHCSFLFNTKIFQGSTVYAGAIADKLIEVMDTECAAVQPISSC, encoded by the exons atgtATGAGAAAAGTGGTTGCTTTGATCCTAATAACTCCGTGGTGGAGGCTGCAGCTGATGGGTTTCCTCAAGCTGTGGACCAGAACTTGAACCTTTCTGCTCAGCAACTCCCTTATGATCACCACCAACAAGAAGCAGCAGCTGTTTCCACCATGGACATCGACATGGACATGGATATGGACCTGGAGCTTCAAAACCATCTGGCCTTCAGTAACCTTTTTATGCAACAACTAGTTGACCACCCAGATCAGCTTCTTTCATTTGATCAGCTTCAAGACGACCCACAACAAAAACAAGACCTTCTCAGTTCCTTTCACTTGCTTCCAAATCCATCCATTGACAGTACTGGTTTGAGCTTTATCGCTGACCTCCCAGCCTCAGATAGCGCATCAGTTTTGTATCATCTTAACCTGCCCCCACAGCCTCCTTTGCTCGGGGAGTTGTTCCAATCTGCACCCCGCGGCTATGGCCTGCCAAGCTCAAGAGATTCAAGCGGAGGAACGGTGTACGAAGATGAAGGAGGGATGCTGGAGTTCAGTGGGGAAGCCAGCAAGAAAACTAAGCTTACTGAGCGGGAAAGGCGAGTAAACTTGAATGATAGGTTCAAAGCCTTGGCCAATTTGGTTCCTAACCCTACCAAG TCCGATAGGGCCTCGATCGTCGGAGATGCCATTGACTACATCAAAGGGCTTCTTAGAGAGGTCGACGAGCTCAAACAACTGGTGGACAAGAAAAGATCGGGAGGCAGAGAGAGCCGCATGAAGAGGCACAAAACAGATCCAGACGATGCCCCAGTGCAGTTCCATAATAATGGAGCTTTAAGATGCTCCTGGATTCAGAAAAAATCCAAGAATACGGAGGTTGATGTTCGAATCATTGATGACCAAGTAACCATCACTCTCCTTCAAAGAAAGAAGAGGGACTGTTTGTTGAATGTTTCCAAGGTCATTGACGAGCTTCACTTGGATCTCCACCATGTCGCCGGTGGCCACATTGGCAATCACTGCAGCTTTCTCTTTAACACAAAG ATATTCCAAGGTTCTACTGTTTATGCTGGTGCCATAGCTGATAAGCTCATCGAGGTTATGGACACAGAATGTGCAGCCGTTCAACCCATAAGTAGCTGTTAA